The proteins below are encoded in one region of Roseovarius bejariae:
- a CDS encoding GcvT family protein codes for MKTQVKALIVGGGAIGTSIAYHLAKFGWDDVVLLERDELTSGSTWHAAGLLPLFNMSYAVTHIHDYSVKFYKSLEEETGLNAGFSVVGNLRMAQTEERMDEYRLYAATADTVGVPYEWMTPAQIKDRWPLVNCEDLVGAIYHPTDGYINPADVTMAMAKGARQRGVTIERKWQADAYHWNGEAWEVTLTKMVEKGGNLVPSEEQMVVTAEHVVTATGNHAQRTAKLLGIKTPAIPVEHQFIVTEPDPALVEYRKTHGEHPVLRDADAKWYVREERGGWILGPYERNAPARFEYGVPDSFRADLFPLDLERIEEEYMSMIHRIPSSETVGLKDDFNGPICYTPDGNPLVGPAPGLRNMWLAEGFSFGITAAGGTGYYMAQMMVEGEAEIDMASLDPKRFGSWMTTEWSARKDEEAYEHVYILHHPDEEREACRPLRTAPSYDRMKARGAQFGCVNGFERPNYFGPLDAPETFDHDARSFRRGGWWQYAVDEAKAVREGAGLIDASAFTKHVVKGPGATQFLDWFTCNKLPKVGRINLTYALTSAGTTRTEYTIVRLAEDEYYLVSAGALTDYDGDYLRKCAEDKAPEFGYISVENVTTQWGVFAIAGPKSRDVLKEVVKDVDPETVLGNKRFPWLTMRDIELGMCPVRAIRVAYTGELGWELHHPIEMQNYLFDLLEKAGEKHGMKLVGARAQNWLRQEKSYRAFGHELGRDATPLEADLPRFVDQSKEFHGKDAMNDLGVRVKCVTVLIDGPEDADPWGSEALFDGETKVGRLTSGGYSVHFGKSIGMGYVSPDMAEVGQKLKVKIMDQLWDAEVVEDSPYDPKNEVIRVDG; via the coding sequence ATGAAAACCCAAGTCAAAGCCTTGATCGTCGGTGGTGGCGCCATCGGCACCTCGATTGCCTATCACCTTGCCAAGTTCGGTTGGGACGATGTGGTGTTGTTGGAACGTGATGAGTTGACCAGTGGCTCGACATGGCACGCGGCTGGCCTGTTGCCGCTGTTCAACATGTCCTATGCCGTGACCCACATTCACGATTATTCGGTGAAATTCTACAAGTCGCTCGAGGAAGAAACCGGCCTCAACGCGGGCTTCAGCGTGGTGGGCAACCTGCGCATGGCGCAGACCGAAGAGCGGATGGACGAGTACCGCCTTTATGCCGCCACGGCCGACACCGTGGGCGTGCCGTACGAGTGGATGACCCCGGCGCAGATCAAGGACCGCTGGCCGCTGGTCAACTGCGAGGATCTGGTCGGCGCGATCTATCACCCGACCGATGGCTATATCAACCCGGCCGACGTGACCATGGCGATGGCCAAGGGCGCGCGCCAGCGTGGTGTCACGATCGAGCGCAAGTGGCAGGCGGATGCCTATCACTGGAACGGTGAAGCCTGGGAAGTGACCCTGACCAAGATGGTCGAGAAGGGTGGCAACCTTGTGCCCTCCGAGGAGCAGATGGTCGTCACCGCCGAGCATGTGGTCACTGCCACCGGCAACCACGCGCAGCGCACCGCGAAGCTGTTGGGCATCAAGACCCCGGCCATCCCGGTGGAGCACCAGTTCATCGTGACCGAACCCGACCCCGCGCTTGTCGAGTACCGCAAGACCCATGGCGAGCATCCGGTTCTGCGCGATGCCGATGCCAAGTGGTATGTCCGCGAGGAGCGCGGCGGCTGGATTCTGGGCCCCTACGAGCGCAACGCGCCCGCGCGCTTCGAATACGGTGTGCCGGACAGCTTCCGCGCCGATCTTTTCCCGCTGGACCTGGAGCGGATCGAAGAGGAATACATGAGCATGATCCACCGGATTCCGTCGTCGGAAACCGTGGGTCTGAAGGACGATTTCAACGGTCCGATCTGTTACACCCCCGATGGCAACCCGCTGGTTGGTCCCGCACCGGGCCTGCGCAACATGTGGCTGGCCGAGGGGTTCAGCTTTGGCATCACCGCCGCGGGCGGCACCGGCTATTACATGGCGCAGATGATGGTGGAAGGCGAAGCCGAGATCGACATGGCCTCGCTCGACCCGAAACGCTTTGGCAGCTGGATGACAACCGAATGGTCGGCGCGCAAGGATGAAGAGGCTTACGAGCACGTTTATATCCTGCACCATCCCGACGAAGAGCGTGAGGCCTGCCGCCCGCTGCGGACCGCGCCCAGCTATGACCGCATGAAGGCGCGTGGTGCGCAGTTCGGTTGTGTCAACGGGTTCGAGCGGCCCAACTATTTCGGCCCGCTGGATGCGCCCGAAACCTTCGACCACGACGCGCGGTCGTTCCGGCGCGGCGGCTGGTGGCAATATGCCGTGGACGAGGCCAAGGCCGTGCGCGAGGGCGCGGGCCTGATCGATGCCTCGGCCTTTACCAAGCATGTGGTCAAGGGGCCGGGTGCCACCCAGTTCCTCGATTGGTTCACCTGCAACAAGCTGCCGAAGGTGGGGCGCATCAACCTGACCTATGCGCTGACCTCGGCAGGGACCACGCGCACCGAGTATACCATCGTGCGTCTGGCCGAGGATGAGTATTACCTCGTGTCCGCCGGGGCGTTGACCGATTACGATGGTGACTACCTGCGCAAATGCGCCGAGGATAAAGCGCCTGAGTTCGGTTATATCTCGGTCGAGAACGTGACCACCCAGTGGGGCGTTTTCGCCATCGCCGGGCCGAAGTCGCGCGATGTTCTCAAAGAGGTCGTGAAAGACGTCGACCCCGAGACCGTGCTTGGCAACAAGCGGTTCCCGTGGCTGACGATGCGCGACATCGAGCTGGGCATGTGCCCGGTACGGGCGATCCGCGTGGCCTATACCGGGGAGTTGGGTTGGGAGCTGCATCACCCGATCGAGATGCAGAACTACCTCTTTGACCTGCTGGAAAAGGCCGGTGAAAAGCACGGTATGAAGCTGGTGGGCGCACGTGCGCAGAACTGGCTGCGTCAAGAGAAGTCCTATCGCGCCTTTGGCCACGAGTTGGGCCGCGATGCGACGCCGCTTGAAGCCGACCTGCCGCGTTTCGTGGACCAGTCCAAGGAGTTCCACGGCAAGGATGCGATGAATGATCTGGGTGTTCGGGTCAAATGTGTGACCGTTCTGATCGACGGGCCGGAAGATGCCGATCCCTGGGGGTCGGAGGCCCTGTTCGATGGCGAGACCAAGGTGGGCCGCCTGACCTCGGGCGGGTACTCGGTGCATTTCGGGAAGTCCATCGGCATGGGCTATGTCAGCCCCGATATGGCCGAGGTCGGTCAGAAGCTGAAGGTCAAGATCATGGATCAGCTTTGGGATGCCGAAGTGGTTGAGGACAGCCCCTATGACCCGAAAAACGAGGTGATCCGCGTCGACGGGTAA
- a CDS encoding inositol monophosphatase family protein, with translation MPGSANLNIMMKAARKAGRSLVKDFREVENLQVSMKGAGDFVSRADLAAEAILKEELRGARPTYGWLAEEGGEEAGEDPTRRWIVDPLDGTTNFLHGLPHWAVSIALEHKGKIVAGVIYDAAKDELFFAEKGEGAWMNESRLRVSGRGRMIESIFATGVPFGGRSDLPATLQDLARIMPECAGVRRWGSAALDMAYVAAGRYDGFWERRLNAWDMAAGIIIVREAGGLIEPLTEGGDILEDGEVICSNEAIFDKFAKVIRG, from the coding sequence ATGCCGGGCAGTGCCAATCTCAACATCATGATGAAAGCCGCGCGCAAGGCGGGGCGGTCCCTGGTCAAGGACTTCCGCGAGGTCGAGAACCTTCAGGTCAGCATGAAAGGCGCAGGCGATTTCGTGAGCCGGGCCGATCTGGCCGCCGAGGCGATCCTCAAGGAGGAGTTGCGCGGCGCGCGTCCCACCTATGGCTGGCTGGCCGAGGAAGGCGGCGAGGAAGCGGGCGAAGACCCCACCCGCCGCTGGATCGTGGACCCGCTGGACGGCACCACCAACTTCCTGCATGGCCTGCCGCATTGGGCGGTGTCCATCGCGCTTGAGCACAAGGGCAAGATCGTGGCCGGGGTCATTTACGACGCGGCCAAGGACGAGTTGTTCTTTGCCGAGAAGGGTGAGGGCGCCTGGATGAATGAAAGCCGCCTGCGCGTGTCGGGCCGGGGCCGGATGATCGAATCGATCTTTGCCACGGGCGTTCCCTTTGGGGGGCGCAGCGACCTGCCCGCGACCTTGCAGGACCTTGCCCGGATCATGCCGGAATGTGCCGGGGTGCGGCGCTGGGGGTCGGCCGCGTTGGACATGGCCTATGTGGCGGCGGGCCGGTACGATGGGTTCTGGGAGCGTCGCTTGAACGCTTGGGACATGGCCGCGGGGATCATCATCGTGCGCGAGGCGGGCGGATTGATCGAACCGCTGACCGAGGGTGGCGACATCCTTGAGGATGGTGAGGTCATTTGTTCGAACGAGGCGATTTTCGACAAGTTCGCCAAGGTGATCCGGGGCTGA